The nucleotide sequence AGTAAAAACGTGGGGTGGTTGCTTTTGATTGTGCTTCCCAAGCCTCTTTACTTACACTAATAAATGCAAGTCCTGGTTGAGCCATCCAGCCTTTTTGAGAACCACTTGCTACAACATCTAAATCCCAGCTATCTACAGGACATGGAATAGAACCCATACCACTAACACTATCAACTAGAAGAAGTTTATCAAATTCTCCTTTAACCACTTGTGCGATACTTTGGAGATCATTGGTTATTCCAGTAGAAGTTTCATTATGGGTAACAATTACAGTGCTTATTTTCGGGTTGGAGTTTAATTCTTTGCGAATTTGTTCTGGATCTACAGCTTTTCCTGCCTCAATTTTTAGATCTGTAACGTCTGCTCCATACATATGGGCAATTTGTGAAAAACGATCACCAAAGACCCCTACACTTATTGAGAGTACTGAATCATTTGGAGAAATTGTATTAACTACAGCTGATTCGAGGGCTCCTGTGCCTGAAGAAGTGAGTATGTACAAGTCATTTGAAGTTTGAAAAACTTCTTTTATTTTTGAAGTTACACTTTCTATTAA is from SAR202 cluster bacterium and encodes:
- a CDS encoding alanine--glyoxylate aminotransferase family protein; amino-acid sequence: MDFNLRTPGPTPVPEDILQASAAQMINHRGPEFKSLIESVTSKIKEVFQTSNDLYILTSSGTGALESAVVNTISPNDSVLSISVGVFGDRFSQIAHMYGADVTDLKIEAGKAVDPEQIRKELNSNPKISTVIVTHNETSTGITNDLQSIAQVVKGEFDKLLLVDSVSGMGSIPCPVDSWDLDVVASGSQKGWMAQPGLAFISVSKEAWEAQSKATTPRFYFDWEKAEQYLQRGQNPWTPAISVMYAMDKSLTMILNEGLGAVYERHQTIATKTREAVKSIGLELFADEKYASNTVTAVKAPDGINCGELLSNLRTKYNIVLAGGQAYLEGTMFRIGHLGFVPEKEIDEVIDALKKELGR